In a genomic window of Lentisphaerota bacterium:
- the galE gene encoding UDP-glucose 4-epimerase GalE: MHILVTGGAGYIGSHTALELLNAGHDVTVVDNLCNSKEEALRRVRDLTGRPLTFHRADLLDAAALDRVFAARPVDAVIHFAALKAVGESVQKPLDYYSNNLTGSISLLSAMRRHGVKTLVFSSSATVYGAPASVPIREDAPTGGITNPYGWTKLMTEQILSDLQTAEPDWRIARLRYFNPVGAHASGRIGEDPNGIPNNLLPFVAQVALGTR; the protein is encoded by the coding sequence ATGCACATTCTCGTTACCGGCGGCGCCGGTTACATCGGCTCGCACACGGCGCTGGAATTGCTGAACGCCGGACACGACGTGACCGTCGTCGACAACCTCTGCAACAGCAAGGAAGAGGCGCTGCGGCGTGTCCGTGACCTGACGGGCAGGCCCCTCACCTTCCACCGCGCCGACCTGCTCGACGCCGCCGCCCTGGACCGGGTGTTCGCCGCCCGCCCGGTGGACGCCGTGATCCACTTCGCCGCGCTCAAGGCGGTTGGCGAGTCGGTGCAGAAACCCCTCGACTACTACTCGAACAACCTCACCGGCTCGATCTCCCTCCTCTCAGCCATGCGACGGCACGGCGTGAAGACCCTAGTGTTTAGCTCGTCGGCGACCGTCTATGGCGCCCCCGCATCGGTGCCTATCCGCGAAGACGCCCCGACGGGCGGCATCACCAATCCCTACGGCTGGACGAAGCTGATGACCGAGCAGATTCTGAGCGATCTTCAGACTGCCGAGCCCGACTGGCGCATCGCCCGGCTCCGCTATTTCAATCCGGTCGGCGCGCATGCCAGCGGCCGCATCGGCGAGGACCCCAACGGCATCCCCAACAACCTGCTTCCCTTCGTGGCGCAGGTCGCCCTCGGCACGCGGC
- a CDS encoding cofactor-independent phosphoglycerate mutase has product MERKRTVIVFLGDGMADEPLAALKGRTPLQAAHTPAMDSIARRGRSGTLLTLPPGYPTSSDVANMSVLGCDLATECCGRGPLEAASQDIPLGPQDVCFRMNLVTVDAAGILRDFSGGHIAQTDAALAVAALNAALGTATIRFHPGVSYRNLIILSGPEFSDAVVCDKPDDNHGNAIADHLPRGQSETGRHTAAVLRDLIARASVVLSGREANAIWPWSGGRAGAIHSLGERFGIRSAVISAVDVINGLGRCMGMDVIRVPGATGYIDTNYEGKADAAIAALRTHDFVYVHVEAMDEVSHAQDLSLKLQAIEDFDRRLVARVLAACGPDVTCVVLPDHPVPLATGKHTRTPVPVAICGPGFPPDGVQSYDEASAPLGALGAMKGPDLMNLLFARN; this is encoded by the coding sequence ATGGAAAGAAAACGCACAGTCATCGTGTTTCTCGGCGACGGCATGGCCGATGAGCCCCTCGCCGCGCTGAAGGGACGGACCCCGCTCCAGGCCGCGCATACGCCGGCCATGGACAGCATCGCCCGCCGTGGGCGTAGCGGTACGCTGCTCACCCTTCCTCCGGGGTACCCGACCTCCAGCGATGTGGCCAACATGTCGGTGCTCGGCTGTGACCTTGCCACCGAATGCTGCGGCCGAGGCCCGCTCGAGGCCGCCAGCCAGGACATTCCCCTCGGGCCGCAGGATGTCTGTTTTCGCATGAACCTTGTCACCGTTGACGCTGCGGGCATCCTGCGGGATTTCTCCGGCGGCCATATCGCGCAGACCGACGCCGCATTGGCCGTCGCGGCGCTGAATGCCGCACTCGGCACCGCCACGATACGCTTCCACCCCGGCGTGAGCTATCGCAACCTGATCATCCTGTCAGGCCCTGAATTCAGCGACGCCGTCGTCTGCGACAAGCCGGATGATAACCACGGCAACGCCATCGCCGACCACCTGCCGCGCGGCCAGTCGGAGACCGGCCGGCACACCGCCGCTGTCTTGCGCGACCTGATCGCCCGCGCCTCCGTCGTCCTGTCCGGCCGCGAGGCCAATGCTATCTGGCCGTGGAGCGGCGGCCGCGCCGGGGCGATCCATTCGCTCGGAGAGAGGTTCGGCATCCGCTCCGCCGTCATCTCTGCGGTCGACGTGATCAACGGCCTGGGCCGCTGTATGGGCATGGACGTCATCCGCGTTCCCGGCGCCACCGGCTACATCGACACGAATTACGAGGGCAAGGCCGACGCCGCGATCGCCGCCCTCCGGACGCATGACTTCGTCTACGTCCACGTCGAGGCCATGGACGAGGTCTCCCATGCCCAGGATTTATCCCTGAAGCTTCAGGCCATCGAAGACTTTGACCGGCGCCTCGTCGCCCGCGTCCTCGCCGCCTGCGGCCCCGACGTCACGTGTGTTGTCCTTCCCGACCACCCCGTCCCGCTGGCGACCGGCAAGCATACCCGCACACCCGTCCCGGTGGCGATCTGCGGACCCGGTTTTCCGCCCGATGGCGTGCAGTCCTATGATGAGGCTTCCGCCCCCCTCGGCGCGCTGGGCGCGATGAAGGGCCCCGATCTGATGAACCTGCTGTTTGCCCGGAACTAG